From a single Peromyscus maniculatus bairdii isolate BWxNUB_F1_BW_parent chromosome 4, HU_Pman_BW_mat_3.1, whole genome shotgun sequence genomic region:
- the Slc52a3 gene encoding solute carrier family 52, riboflavin transporter, member 3: MALLTHLLVCVFGMGSWVAINGLWVELPLLVIELPESWDLPSYLTVVIQLANIGPLLVTLLHRFQPGCLSEVPVIFLILCIGTAACILLAFLWNTTSWIQGGRHSVAFIALTFFLALVDCTSSVTFLPFMSQLPTYYLTTFFIGEGLSGLLPALVALAQGSGITTCVNATQAPGTTLSPVTTVETHVTQTAHSPSSLSPLAWHLESHYLAPRFSPLLFFLLLAFLMGCCLVAFFLLQRQPWGRQGSIEDLLHSQVTLHSIRPRDTEDTGSVGTYVSSPGKESVEASAAPLRPAQLAFIYSVVAFVNALTNGVLPSVQTYSCLPYGPVAYHLSAALSNVASPLACFLPTFLPNRSLLFLGLLTVLGTSFGAYNMAMAAMSPCPILQGHWGGEVLIVLSWVLFAACLSYVKVMLGVILRDRSRSALVWCGAAVQLGSLVGALLMFPLVNVLKLFSSADYCSLDCSI, from the exons ATGGCCCTCCTGACACACCTGCTGGTCTGCGTCTTTGGCATGGGCTCCTGGGTAGCCATCAACGGGCTCTGGGTGGAGCTGCCCCTGCTGGTGATCGAGCTGCCCGAGAGCTGGGACCTGCCCTCCTACCTCACCGTGGTCATCCAGCTGGCCAACATAGGCCCCCTCCTTGTCACCCTGCTGCACCGCTTCCAACCTGGCTGCCTGTCCGAGGTGCCCGTGATCTTCCTCATCCTGTGCATAGGCACAGCTGCCTGCATCCTCTTGGCCTTCCTGTGGAACACAACCTCCTGGATACAGGGCGGACGCCATAGTGTGGCCTTCATCGCCCTCACCTTCTTCCTGGCCCTGGTGGACTGCACCTCCTCTGTCACTTTCCTGCCCTTCATGAGCCAGCTGCCCACGTATTATCTCACCACCTTCTTCATAGGAGAGGGGCTCAGCGGCCTCCTGCCCGCGCTGGTGGCTCTCGCCCAAGGCTCAGGCATCACCACCTGTGTCAACGccacacaggcaccaggcaccacCTTGAGCCCTGTGACCACAGTGGAAACCCACGTCACCCAG ACCGCCCACAGCCCTTCTTCCCTGTCACCCCTCGCCTGGCACCTGGAGAGTCACTACCTGGCCCCACGCTTCTCACCACTGCTGTTCTTCCTACTGCTCGCCTTCCTGATGGGCTGCTGCCTGGTCGCCTTTTTCCTCCTGCAGCGGCAGCCCTGGGGACGGCAAGGCTCCATAGAGGACCTTCTCCACTCCCAGGTCACCCTGCACTCCATCAGGCCGCGAGACACAGAGGACACCGGCTCAGTGGGTACCTATGTGAGCAGCCCAGGCAAGGAGTCGGTGGAAGCCAGTGCAGCTCCCCTCCGCCCAGCCCAGCTGGCCTTCATCTACTCAGTGGTGGCCTTTGTCAACGCGCTCACCAATGGCGTGCTGCCTTCAGTGCAGACCTACTCCTGCCTGCCCTACGGACCTGTTGCCTACCACCTGTCGGCCGCCCTCAGCAACGTGGCCAGCCCTCTCGCCtgcttcctccccaccttcctgccTAACAG GTCACTGCTGTTTCTAGGGTTGctcacagtgctgggaaccaGCTTTGGGGCCTACAACATGGCCATGGCTGCCATGAGCCCCTGCCCCATCCTGCAGGGTCACTGGGGTGGAGAAGTCCTCATC GTGCTCTCCTGGGTGCTGTTTGCCGCCTGCCTCAGCTATGTCAAGGTGATGCTGGGTGTGATCTTGCGTGACCGGAGCCGCAGCGCCCTCGTGTGGTGTGGGGCAGCAGTGCAGCTGGGCTCCCTGGTCGGCGCCCTGCTCATGTTCCCGCTGGTGAACGTGCTGAAGCTCTTCTCGTCTGCTGACTACTGCAGCCTGGACTGTTCCATCTAG